One window from the genome of Malacoplasma penetrans HF-2 encodes:
- the tmk gene encoding dTMP kinase, with the protein MQLDKGLFVAFEGPDACGKSTVSKLVYQKLINFFNNKDSVILTREPGGTEVGEKIREILVNYDIDPRTEALLFAASRTEHVWNVILKAKANKKIILCDRFIHSSLVYQGIVKNLGYKNVYKVNQFGISKIKPDIVFYFSANPKVLLERKTKDKDRDIFDRLDNQYAQEENLKKIIGGYSSILQFDNRNVIRLDALKPVEELANKICATILERVR; encoded by the coding sequence ATGCAATTAGATAAAGGATTATTTGTAGCATTTGAAGGACCAGATGCTTGTGGTAAATCTACAGTTAGCAAATTGGTTTACCAAAAATTAATAAATTTTTTTAATAACAAAGATTCTGTAATTTTGACTAGAGAACCAGGTGGTACTGAAGTTGGGGAAAAAATTAGAGAGATACTTGTCAATTATGATATTGATCCAAGAACTGAAGCTTTACTTTTTGCAGCTTCTAGAACTGAACATGTTTGAAATGTAATTTTAAAAGCAAAAGCAAATAAGAAAATTATTCTATGTGATCGTTTTATTCATTCTTCTTTAGTTTATCAAGGGATTGTAAAAAACTTAGGTTATAAAAACGTTTATAAAGTTAATCAATTTGGAATCTCTAAAATTAAACCTGACATTGTTTTTTACTTTTCAGCAAATCCTAAAGTGTTATTAGAGAGAAAAACAAAAGATAAAGACCGAGACATTTTTGATAGATTAGACAACCAATATGCACAAGAAGAAAACTTGAAAAAAATAATTGGAGGGTATTCTTCAATTCTTCAGTTTGATAACAGAAATGTGATTAGGTTGGATGCTTTAAAACCTGTAGAAGAATTAGCAAATAAAATTTGTGCAACTATTCTTGAAAGAGTGAGATAA
- a CDS encoding DNA polymerase III subunit delta' has product MNHNEKILKSLIKNKPSPLLLEESTASFTMNFIYDFMKSICCTKAESFCNTCESCWKITRGKYFDFHLINTYKDSIHKEDLLSIINKLSYPSVEKYGNKFLIIYGIENVNKQIANMLLKNIENPSKNTYYIFVTRNHNNIINTIKSRCVFYKIISEEKRFIKELESNKIDQRYFSYFLLNFYSIDEVLDFYNNETFSKIVNVYETLINDKNKLISIHKSLISFKTFSYYEIAKLLFLLEPKVSPENKEKIYHLISSLKYNLNKTLVFNEILSMLK; this is encoded by the coding sequence ATGAACCATAATGAAAAGATTTTAAAAAGTTTAATAAAAAATAAACCAAGTCCACTTTTATTAGAAGAGTCAACTGCTAGTTTTACAATGAATTTTATTTATGATTTTATGAAATCAATTTGTTGTACTAAAGCAGAAAGTTTTTGTAATACTTGTGAATCTTGTTGAAAAATTACAAGAGGTAAATATTTTGATTTTCATTTAATAAACACTTATAAAGATTCAATTCATAAAGAAGACTTATTGAGTATTATTAATAAACTTTCATATCCTTCAGTTGAAAAATATGGAAATAAATTTTTAATAATTTATGGTATTGAAAATGTAAATAAGCAAATTGCTAATATGCTTTTAAAAAATATTGAAAACCCTAGTAAAAATACTTATTACATTTTTGTTACAAGAAATCACAACAACATTATTAACACAATTAAAAGTAGATGTGTTTTCTATAAGATTATTAGTGAAGAAAAAAGGTTTATTAAAGAATTGGAAAGCAACAAGATTGACCAAAGATATTTTTCTTATTTCTTACTAAACTTTTATTCAATTGATGAAGTTTTAGATTTTTATAATAATGAAACTTTTTCTAAGATTGTTAATGTTTATGAAACTTTAATTAATGACAAAAATAAATTAATCTCTATTCATAAATCTTTAATAAGCTTTAAAACTTTTTCATATTATGAAATTGCTAAATTATTATTTTTGCTAGAACCTAAAGTTTCTCCTGAAAATAAAGAAAAAATTTATCATTTAATTAGTAGTCTAAAATACAATTTAAATAAAACTTTAGTATTTAATGAAATACTTTCTATGTTGAAATAA
- the dnaX gene encoding DNA polymerase III subunit gamma/tau — MNNKIAFYRKYRPNSFNEIIGQKFIIKTLSNSIIKNKQSHAYIFSGPKGVGKTSIAKIFSKVLNCLNLKDGDCCNNCNNCNLINQNQAVDIVELDAASNNGVGEVRNIIDTINYLPSVLKYKVYIIDEAHMLSNAAWNTFLKLIEDPPKYLVFIFATTESYKFPPTIISRCQRYNFLKLNNSELKECLKSIAKKEKIKVEDNALNKIAELADGSLRDACSLIDQLDSYTNSDIKIEDIYNVFGILDVNEKINLLKSVWNSNVEQIINKINEYEVKGIDFYQLSIDLINLLYDKLVYERTKNVSLLKYLPSEQTNFLELQPKFIIKCLEVWQDNLNKIKTSSNPKFYFQLSCFESCKLFEFEFDTNLTANSYVVKNETELKEQLEQKVKPTKKETVKVELTEKNKPDKLKEEIKAEEIKVKPSKKEEIVEEKVIEQEKENNSAQEPILDTSNFKQVKLSESMKVVQIKGKPEGKKEVIEPQNKKINIVDNFVDNFVQVDHLDKDSDIFDEFGIVGKKSKAKTNKANKPKEVIKEEVIEKEIVKAPEVVVEKTEKKKPKTKSIESSSEQLSLFSFDNIEADSPTDYLEEQFESIEEENITEDSNVNTKKGNVDPTKEPIELPKDKKENKVEKKEEIAKPITQSVNKVKEEESFKEIDIDEAFLKIAVNSNNSEKEKVNNFFKSIKDSMPSNSFESSIKQMDRLIVVSNNGIAFSSADDLEIENINKINQSLEFLEYLKNKLNKVYLVIAITKDQAIKVGNEIRNNKLSPSNTKDVDIEFLNTKIKSKPTAKDLVESMLSELIIDEE, encoded by the coding sequence ATGAACAATAAAATAGCTTTCTATCGTAAATATAGACCTAATTCATTTAATGAAATAATTGGTCAAAAATTTATTATCAAAACTCTTTCAAATTCAATTATTAAAAACAAACAAAGTCATGCTTATATCTTTTCTGGTCCTAAAGGGGTTGGAAAAACTTCAATAGCTAAAATCTTTTCTAAAGTATTAAATTGTTTAAATCTTAAAGATGGAGATTGTTGTAATAATTGTAATAACTGTAATCTGATTAATCAAAATCAAGCTGTTGATATTGTTGAATTAGATGCAGCTTCTAACAATGGGGTTGGAGAAGTTAGAAATATTATTGATACTATCAATTATTTACCAAGTGTTTTGAAATACAAAGTTTATATAATTGATGAAGCTCATATGCTTTCTAATGCTGCATGAAACACTTTTTTAAAATTAATAGAAGATCCACCAAAGTATTTAGTTTTCATTTTTGCAACAACTGAATCTTATAAATTTCCACCAACTATTATTTCAAGATGTCAAAGATATAATTTCTTAAAACTAAATAATAGTGAATTAAAAGAATGTTTGAAATCAATTGCAAAAAAAGAAAAAATTAAAGTTGAAGATAATGCTTTAAATAAGATTGCAGAACTTGCAGATGGTTCATTAAGAGATGCATGTTCATTAATTGATCAACTAGATTCTTATACAAACTCTGATATCAAAATAGAAGATATTTATAATGTTTTTGGAATCTTAGATGTAAATGAAAAAATCAATTTACTTAAATCTGTTTGAAATAGTAATGTAGAACAAATAATAAATAAAATTAATGAATATGAAGTTAAAGGAATTGATTTTTATCAATTATCAATTGATCTAATAAATCTTTTATATGACAAACTAGTTTATGAAAGAACTAAAAATGTTTCATTACTTAAATACCTTCCAAGTGAACAAACTAATTTTTTGGAACTACAACCTAAATTTATTATTAAATGCTTAGAAGTATGACAAGATAATTTAAATAAAATAAAAACTTCTTCTAATCCTAAATTCTACTTTCAATTATCTTGTTTTGAATCTTGTAAGTTATTTGAATTTGAGTTTGATACTAATCTAACAGCTAATTCATATGTAGTTAAAAATGAAACAGAACTTAAAGAACAATTAGAACAAAAAGTTAAACCAACTAAGAAAGAAACTGTAAAAGTTGAGTTAACAGAAAAAAACAAACCAGATAAATTAAAAGAAGAAATAAAAGCAGAAGAAATAAAAGTTAAACCAAGTAAAAAAGAAGAAATAGTAGAAGAAAAAGTTATAGAGCAAGAAAAAGAAAATAATTCTGCTCAAGAACCTATTTTAGATACTAGTAACTTCAAACAAGTTAAATTATCTGAAAGTATGAAAGTAGTTCAGATTAAAGGTAAACCTGAAGGGAAAAAAGAGGTTATTGAACCTCAAAATAAAAAAATAAATATTGTTGATAATTTTGTAGATAACTTTGTTCAAGTAGATCATTTAGATAAAGATTCAGATATTTTTGATGAGTTTGGTATAGTTGGTAAAAAATCAAAAGCTAAAACAAATAAAGCTAATAAACCTAAAGAGGTTATAAAAGAAGAAGTTATTGAAAAAGAAATTGTTAAAGCACCTGAAGTGGTTGTAGAAAAAACTGAAAAGAAAAAACCCAAAACAAAATCAATTGAATCTTCTTCAGAGCAACTTTCACTTTTTTCTTTTGATAATATTGAAGCTGATTCACCAACTGATTACTTAGAAGAACAATTTGAATCTATTGAAGAAGAAAACATAACAGAAGACTCAAATGTAAATACTAAAAAGGGCAATGTTGATCCAACTAAAGAACCTATAGAATTACCTAAAGATAAAAAAGAAAATAAAGTTGAGAAAAAAGAAGAAATTGCTAAACCAATTACACAAAGTGTTAATAAAGTAAAAGAGGAAGAATCTTTTAAAGAAATTGATATTGATGAAGCTTTTTTAAAGATTGCAGTTAATAGTAACAATAGTGAAAAAGAAAAAGTTAATAACTTCTTTAAAAGTATTAAAGACTCAATGCCTTCAAATTCATTTGAATCATCTATTAAACAAATGGATAGACTTATTGTGGTTTCTAATAATGGAATAGCATTTTCATCAGCAGATGATTTAGAAATTGAAAACATTAATAAAATTAATCAATCATTAGAGTTTTTAGAATATTTAAAAAATAAACTTAATAAAGTTTATTTAGTTATAGCAATAACTAAAGACCAAGCAATTAAAGTTGGGAATGAAATTAGAAATAATAAACTAAGTCCATCTAATACAAAAGATGTAGATATTGAATTTTTAAATACTAAAATTAAATCTAAACCAACAGCAAAAGATTTAGTTGAAAGTATGTTAAGTGAATTAATAATTGATGAGGAGTAA
- a CDS encoding toprim domain-containing protein, protein MKPKEFEYFVEALKSLPTISNKNASKIAYFFLEADEVFYSQFLDRLTSLKSNIKFCLNCNNLTSDSLYCDICNTDSRDKNKLCIVSYLEDLEKIEASNSFSGLYFVLNTEIKHKDLKTAKKINLEKLENMINKFHVREILICTNMTIDGELTSSYIKNFIKEKNYNIDLYRLALGIPMNASIEYIDWESLKYSIENKRKID, encoded by the coding sequence ATGAAACCAAAAGAATTTGAATATTTTGTAGAAGCACTAAAAAGTTTACCTACTATTTCAAATAAAAATGCTTCAAAAATTGCTTATTTCTTTTTAGAAGCAGATGAAGTTTTTTATAGTCAATTTTTAGATAGACTAACTAGTTTGAAATCAAATATTAAATTTTGTTTAAATTGTAATAATCTAACTTCTGATTCTCTATACTGTGATATTTGTAATACTGATAGCAGGGATAAAAATAAATTATGTATTGTTTCATATTTAGAAGACTTAGAAAAAATTGAAGCTTCTAATAGTTTTAGTGGATTGTATTTTGTTTTAAATACAGAAATAAAACATAAGGATTTAAAAACTGCTAAAAAAATAAATTTAGAGAAGTTAGAAAACATGATTAATAAATTCCATGTGAGAGAAATTCTGATTTGTACTAACATGACAATTGATGGTGAATTAACTTCTTCTTACATTAAAAATTTTATTAAAGAAAAAAACTACAATATTGATTTATATCGGTTAGCATTAGGTATTCCAATGAATGCTTCAATTGAATATATTGATTGAGAATCATTAAAATACTCAATTGAAAACAAAAGAAAAATTGACTAA
- the mnmE gene encoding tRNA uridine-5-carboxymethylaminomethyl(34) synthesis GTPase MnmE — MNDTITAIATPNINSAISIIRISGPNTYEIVSKITKKEITKTGYTFVKEFIYQNDLIIDEVIILKYVAPKSFTGEDLIEINCHGGVLITNKILDLILESGARLAENGEFTKRAFLNNKLTLRQANSINNLIFSKTDIATNLSSNGIINSNNDFFLDIKEKIFYLIGKIEVNIDYPEYEDVEQVTAKEFNLEVKEIIDKLNKTINDFNKVSYLYNGLNVVIVGKPNVGKSSLLNSLIKKNKAIVSDIKGTTRDLVTESINLEGLLLNFIDTAGIRESKNKIENIGIKKTMASIKEADLILFLIDDSKKIDKKEKEILNLIKNKNYIIVKNKSDLKVNANSELKGISISALKKDVKPLVNEIKTNLKQGDFNIANNLAICSDNELKIIKQVLLVLKKSYANSLSGFPLDLLVEDLKVAYEKICTIMGLSEDLNIIDKMFKNFCLGK; from the coding sequence ATGAATGACACAATAACTGCAATTGCTACACCAAATATTAATTCTGCAATTTCTATAATTAGAATTTCAGGTCCTAATACTTATGAAATAGTAAGTAAAATTACAAAAAAAGAAATTACTAAAACTGGTTATACTTTTGTTAAAGAATTTATTTACCAAAATGACTTGATCATTGATGAAGTCATTATTTTAAAATATGTAGCACCTAAAAGTTTTACAGGTGAAGATTTAATAGAAATTAATTGTCATGGTGGTGTTTTAATTACTAATAAAATACTAGATTTAATTCTAGAATCTGGTGCTAGATTAGCTGAGAATGGTGAATTTACTAAACGTGCTTTTTTAAATAATAAATTAACTTTAAGACAAGCGAACTCTATTAATAATTTGATCTTCTCTAAAACTGATATTGCAACTAATTTGTCATCAAATGGAATCATTAATAGTAACAATGATTTCTTTTTAGATATTAAAGAAAAAATCTTTTACTTAATTGGAAAAATAGAAGTAAACATAGATTATCCAGAATATGAAGATGTAGAACAAGTAACTGCTAAAGAATTTAATTTAGAAGTTAAAGAGATCATAGATAAATTAAATAAAACTATCAATGACTTTAATAAAGTAAGTTATTTATACAATGGTTTAAATGTAGTAATTGTTGGTAAACCAAATGTTGGTAAATCATCTCTTTTGAATTCATTAATTAAAAAGAATAAAGCAATAGTTTCTGATATTAAAGGAACTACAAGAGACTTAGTAACTGAATCTATTAATTTAGAAGGATTATTATTAAACTTTATAGATACTGCTGGAATTAGAGAATCAAAAAATAAAATAGAAAATATTGGTATTAAAAAAACAATGGCATCTATTAAAGAAGCAGATTTGATTTTGTTTTTAATTGATGACTCCAAAAAAATAGATAAGAAAGAAAAAGAAATTTTAAATTTAATAAAAAATAAAAATTACATAATTGTAAAAAATAAATCTGATTTAAAAGTAAATGCTAATAGTGAATTAAAAGGTATTAGTATTTCAGCATTAAAAAAAGATGTTAAACCTTTAGTTAATGAAATAAAAACTAATTTAAAACAAGGTGATTTTAATATTGCAAATAATTTAGCAATATGTTCAGATAATGAATTAAAAATAATTAAACAAGTTTTATTAGTATTAAAAAAATCTTATGCTAATTCTTTATCAGGATTTCCTTTAGATTTATTAGTTGAAGATTTAAAAGTAGCATATGAAAAAATATGTACAATAATGGGATTATCAGAAGATTTAAATATAATAGATAAAATGTTTAAAAATTTCTGTTTAGGAAAATAA
- a CDS encoding TatD family hydrolase, which produces MIKYYDTHSHLNMDVYDNEIEECIKQLKENQTFTNCVAYDFNSSVKAVELSKKYSDCMKACVGIHPNDIEQYFGDKDIFNKLDNLITNNRNHIVGIGEIGLDFYYSSELKKEQIHFCIEQIKLGVKHNLPIMFHLRNAFEDIKPIIENFKDIKKLIHCFSSNLEEAKYYVSQKCFISIPGIVTFKNALSLKEAVQWIDINCMVTETDSPYLTPVPFRGKQNYPHYVKHTVEEIAKLKNLEVDVVSEKVLNNAKNFFGINF; this is translated from the coding sequence ATGATCAAATATTATGATACTCACAGCCATTTAAACATGGATGTTTATGACAATGAAATTGAAGAATGTATTAAGCAATTAAAAGAAAACCAAACATTTACTAACTGTGTAGCTTATGATTTTAACAGTTCAGTAAAAGCAGTTGAATTATCTAAAAAATATAGTGATTGTATGAAAGCTTGTGTTGGGATTCACCCAAATGATATTGAACAATATTTTGGTGATAAAGATATTTTTAACAAGTTAGATAATTTAATAACAAACAATAGAAACCATATTGTTGGAATTGGTGAAATTGGTTTAGATTTTTATTACAGCAGTGAACTTAAAAAAGAACAAATTCATTTTTGTATAGAGCAAATTAAATTGGGGGTTAAACATAATCTTCCAATTATGTTTCATTTAAGAAATGCTTTTGAAGATATCAAACCAATTATTGAAAATTTTAAAGATATCAAAAAATTAATTCATTGTTTTTCTTCTAACTTAGAAGAAGCAAAATATTATGTTAGTCAAAAGTGTTTTATATCAATTCCAGGAATTGTTACTTTTAAAAATGCTTTATCTTTAAAAGAAGCAGTACAATGAATAGATATTAATTGTATGGTTACAGAAACTGATTCTCCTTATTTGACACCTGTTCCTTTTAGGGGCAAACAAAATTATCCTCATTATGTAAAACACACAGTAGAAGAAATTGCAAAATTAAAAAATCTTGAAGTTGATGTAGTGTCTGAAAAAGTATTAAATAATGCTAAAAATTTTTTTGGAATTAATTTTTAA
- a CDS encoding YbaB/EbfC family nucleoid-associated protein, which produces MNMQKMLQQAKALQSKMEKKIKEFEQEEFEFVYQKSITIQIKGNYEIIKMDINKELIDPEDKTMLEEMISEAINEAISAITEEKEKITKGAMPF; this is translated from the coding sequence ATGAATATGCAAAAAATGTTGCAACAAGCAAAAGCTTTACAAAGCAAAATGGAAAAGAAGATAAAAGAGTTTGAACAAGAAGAGTTTGAATTTGTTTATCAAAAATCTATTACTATTCAAATTAAAGGAAATTATGAAATTATCAAAATGGATATTAATAAAGAATTAATAGATCCTGAAGATAAAACGATGTTAGAGGAAATGATTTCAGAAGCTATTAATGAAGCAATTTCTGCAATTACTGAAGAAAAAGAAAAGATTACTAAAGGTGCAATGCCATTTTAA